The sequence CTCCAGGTCGCTGACCCGGGAGCCGATCGTGCGGACTACGCCGCGCTGTCGCGCTACTCGGTGGAGCGCAGCTTCATCCGGCGGGGGACCAACCCGGTGCCGGAGACGATGGGGGATCTGCGGCCCGGACTCGGCGTGGACTACCTGCTCGTCCAACACCTCCAGCGCGGCCGGGCCATGGGCGGTCGGCTGATGGTCGACGTCATGGAGCACGGCGGGCCCAAGCTCTGCGCGTCCCGCAACGTCCTGGACTTCCTCGTCTCCTGCTACTACTACTTCTTCGAGTACCGCGACGCGAACCGCGGCAAGGCCTCGCACCCACGCGACTTGATCGACGTCTACGTCCGCTACTGGGCGCTGAACCACCGCTACCTCACCGAGCGCGTGATCCCGGGCGGGGGTGCCGCGATGGTCGACTACGACGACCTGATGCGCGACACCGCGGGCACGCTCGCCGTCGCGCTGGACGCGATCGACGTCGTCCCGGACACCGATGCACTGACGCGTGCGGTCGAGCGATCCACCGCAGAGAACGCCGCCGAGGACGAGCAGCAGCAGGGCCGCACTCTCGAGGCCGACCTCGACCGCGGGTCGTTCGTCCGCAGCGGCGCGGTGGGCCAGTGGCGCGAGTATTTCGACGACGACGACGTCGCCGCAGTCGAGCGCGTGCTGTCCGACTCCGGAGTCGATCCCGAGGTGACGATCGGACCGCTGCGCTGAGCCGGGCGCCGGCCAGCGGATCGGTCAGTGCTCTCCTCGTCGCAGCGCCATTGCCTCGGGGGCGACGCCGGCGTGGTCCAGGCCGGGTACGTCCACCCGCACCGTGCCGTCGGGGAGTGGGACGCGGGGGAGCGGTCCCTCGTGGGTGGCGCGGTAGCGGCGTACCAGTGCGGCGTCGTCGCGACGCCCCTGCTCGACCAGCCAACCGGTGAGCCGGTCGACGGGCAGCATGGTGGAGTGGACCAGCGAGCGATCCTCGCCCCAGAACTCGCGAACGCCCGCGACGAGCAGGTCCCACCACTCGTCGTCGGCCTCGGGGATCAGCCGGAAGTAGCGCCACAGGTCGCCAGGCAGCACCCGGTCGAGGAACGCCTGCGTCATCTCCGGTGATCCCATGCCGGCCACCGTGGCCAGCGACATCCGCTTGGTCGTCCACCGGTCCCGCAGGTCCTCGACGCTGGCGCGCTGCTGGCTGATCGACGTGCCGTCCTCGCGCTGGCGCCAGTGGTAGACCACCTCGGGCACGATCCCGATGCGCTCGGCCGCCACGAAGGCCTCGGTCGTGGTGGGCTGGTCCTCGTACCGGATCCGCTCGGGCCACCGCAGCCCGGCGCGGTCCCAGAACTCGCGGCGGTAGAGCTTGTTCCACGCGAAGACGTCGCCGAGGAGCTCCGGACGCTCCGCGATGCGCAGCCAGCGCCGGTCGGCGTCGTGCAGGCGCTGCGACCACCCGAGCGTGCGCACCTCGTCGCCCACCAGTCGCGCCACGTCACCGGTGACCAGGTCGGCACGTGTGCGCCGCCCCTGCGCCAGCAGCCGCTCGTACGCCGTCGGCGGGACCACGTCGTCGGAGTCGGCGAAGGTGATCCACTCCCCACGGACGTGCCGCAGGCCCTCGTTGCGTGCCCCGCCCAGCCCGCGGTTGTCGATGTGGAGGACGCGCACGCGCTCGTCGCGGGCGGCGTACTGCTCGGCGATCTCGCCGGAGTCGTCCGGCGACCCGTCGTCGACCACGACGACGTCGAGGTCGCGGTGGGTCTGGGCGAGCAGGCTGTCCAGGCAGGCGGGCAGGTAGGCGGCGACGTCGTACGCGGGGACGACGACACCGATCTGGGGGGCGGAGCGGCGCCGGGACAGCCAGGACACACGAGGAACCGTAGCCGGACGATAGGGTGAGATCCCGTGAGCGCCATTCCCCACAGCCCGGATCGCCGTGTCGTTTTCGTCGCCGGCGCCGGCCGCAGTGGCACCAGCAGCATGTCGGGCCTCCTGCGGATCCTGGGGATGCACGTGCCGCAGCCGGAGATCGTCGCCGACGAGACCAACCCGAAGGGCTTCGGCGAGCCGTCGTGGGTGGTCGAGACCCACGACCGCATGCTTGGCCTCGCCGGCGTGCAGGTGTCGGACTCCCGTCCGCAGGCCTGGGACCTCGCCCGCGAGGTCGCCGAGCGTGACGTCGAGCAGCAGCGCGCCGCGGCGTGGCTCGCCGAGCACCTGGCCGACCATCCCGCGCTGGTCGTCAAGGACCCGCGGCTGAGCTGGTTCCTCCCCATGTGGCGGTCCGCGGCCCAACGCAACGACGCGACGCTGGGCTTCGTCACCATGCTGCGGCCGCCGGCCGAAGTCGTCGGCAGCAAGCGCAAGTACTACAACGCGCTCAACAGCCCCTCCCACCTGGCCGCCTCCTGGGTCAACATGTTGCTCCACACCGAGCACGAGACCCGGTCCGCCGGCGGCGGACGCGCTTTCGTGCGCTACGCCGACCTGCTCCAGGACTGGCGCGGCACCGCGGCGCACGTCAACTCCTCACTCGGCGTGGCGCTGAGCGAGGACCCCGACCGTGTCGCGGAGGCCGATTCCTTCATCGACCCCGCGCTGCGTCGTGTGACCCCCGACCTGGCCGAGCTCGGCCTCGCCCCGCCGCTGCACGACCTGGTGATGGACACCTGGAATGAGCTGGCCGCGCTGGGCCAACCGGGTGGCGACACCCCGGACGCGCAGGCGCGACTGGACGAGCTGCGCGAGACCTACGCCGGGCTCTACCAGGCCGCCGAGGACATGAGCACCTCCTCGCGCATCGCGGCACGGCGCGAGGTCCGTCGCGAGATGCGTCAGAAGTTCAAGGCCGAGCGCGACCGCGTGGACTACGAGCCGATCCCGGGCAACCGCCGCCGGGTCGACCTGATCCCGCACGAGGTGCGCGCGCTGGTGCCCGCCGGGGTGCGTCGCGGCGTACGCCGCGCCCTGCGCCGGCCCCGCTGACCCGGCCGTCAGTCAGGACAGGCCGAGCTTGCGCGCGATGCGCTCGGCGAACTCCGCCGCCGGCAGGTGGCCGTGGGCGACCTGCCACGTGGGCCAGTGGGAGACGTCCATGCCCGACAGGTGGGTGAACTCCTCGAGGTCCCGGGCATAGGAGTCCACGAGCTGCCGCACGTGGTCGGCGGTCGGCGGAGGGCCTGACTGCTCGGTCGAGGACCGGTGCCCGTGGCGGGGCTCCGGGTGGGACTCGAACCGTGGCAGGTCGAGGTGGTCGGTGACCCGATCCAGCACGCGGTGTGGCGCCCGGGCCACGTCCTGGAAGTCCAACAGAAGCCACTGCTCACGGGGAAAGAGCGACAGCCCCCGCCTGAGCTGTTGCCCGTAGAGCCCGCGGGTGTATTGCTGCTCCCGACGGAACTGCGCCTGGGGACGGTCCGCCGGAACCTCCAGCGGAAGTCGAGCCGATGCGAACTGCTCGATGGTTTCCGGCACCGACGGGTAGCGCTTGCGCGCTCGCTCCATCGCCCACTGGGACATGGCCCGCTCGATCGGATCCCGGACCACGACGATGAGCCGCATGTCGGGGCGGTAGCGCTGCATGCGCTCCATCGCACGCGGCCAGAAGAAGTAGATGGGGGTTGCGTCACCCGCACTGCGGTGCTGGGGCCGCATGGCCGGTCGCCGGTAAGTGTCATAGGCCGGGTCGCTCCAGTCGTGGTCCTCACGGTCGAAGAAGTGCATCTCCTTCTCCGGGCCGCGGGTGACGAGCCGGTGGGCGCTGACCAAGCGGTAGAGCGTGCTCGTCGCTGCCTTCTGCACCCCGGCGATGGCCCACGTGATCGGCAGGCTCGGTCCATCGGCGAGCATGTCGACTCGCCGCCGTTGGCGCCGGAGCTGTCGCTGGCTGCGCTGGCTGGTGTGTCTCACGGTGCTTTCTCGCTGCGGCGGAGGCCGGCGGCACACTCGCGGAGGTGTCGCCCTCGGTGGACCGAGGCTACCGGTGTGACCCGTCCCACGCTCCCGGGGCGTTCCGTCCCGCCGCGGCGCGGCGTACCGTTGTCAGCGACGACTCACACCAGAGCACACGTCCGGTACCCACACCGGCCCGCACCCGCGGGTGGTCGGCGGGACTGGAACGAAAGGTTCTTCGATGAGCACACCTGAGGCACGCCTGCGCATCGGCCTGGTCGGCGCCGGCAAGGTCGGTTCCGTCCTCGCGGCCCGGTTGCAGCGCGCCGGCGACCCCTTCGAGGTGGTCGCCGCGTCCGGCGAGTCCGACGCCTCCCGCGACCGCGCCGCTGACCTGCTGCCCGGCGTACCGCTCGACAAGCCCAGCGCCGTGGCGCGCGGTTGCGACGTGCTGCTGCTGACCGTGCCCGACGACATGCTCGCCAACGTCGTCCGCGTGCTCGCCGACAGCGGCGCCCTCCGCGAGGGCCAGTACGTCGTCCACACCTCCGGGCGCCACGGCCTGGCGCCGCTCGCCCCGGCCGCCGCCCTCGGGGCGCGGGTGGTCGCGCTGCACCCGGCGATGACCTTCACCGGCACCGCGGTCGACCTCGACCGCCTGAGCGGCTGCGTCTTCGGCCTCACCGCCGGTGATGCCGAGCGCGACTTCGCCGAGCGCCTGGTCGCCGCCCTCGGTGGCCGCGCCATGTGGGTGCCCGAGGAGATGCGCACGCTCTACCACGCGGGTCTGGCGCACGGCGCCAACCACCTCGTGACGCTGGTCAGCGAGGCGATGGGCATGCTCGCCGCCGCCGGCGTGGCCGAGCCCGGCAACACGCTGCGCCCCCTGCTGCAGGCAGCGCTGGACAACACCCTCGAGCACGGCGACGCGACCCTGACCGGTCCGATCGTGCGCGGTGACGTGCAGACCGTCGCCGCCCACCTGGAGGACATCGCGGTCAACGCGCCCGACGCGCTGCCCACCTACGTCGCGCTCGCCCGCGCCACCCTCGACCGCGCCGTCACCGACGGGCGGGTGCTGCCGATCCGCGCCGCGACCATCGCCGCGCTGCTGGACGGTCTCGCTGGCCGGGCCGCGCGCACCACCGGTCGTGTCGAGACCCCCGCGGCCGCCGAGACGCCGGAGGCGCCGTGAGTACGGCGGTCCACACCCCCACGGTCGCGGCCACGCGCGCCGAACTCGCCGCAGTGCTGGAGCAGCGCGACGGCGACGTCGTCCTGGTGCCCACGATGGGCGCCCTCCACGAGGGCCACGCCAGCCTCGTCCGCCGCGCCCGTGAGCGCGCCGGGACCGACGGCTCGGTCGTGGTCTCGATCTTCGTCAACCCGCTGCAGTTCGGGCCCGGTGAGGACCTGGACCGTTACCCCCGCACCTTCGACGCCGACCTGGACGTCTGTGGCCGCGAGGGCGCCGACGTGGTGTTCGCGCCGGCGGTGGACGAGGTCTACCCCGACGGCGTACCGACCGCTGACGCCACCGACCGCGTCACCGTGGACCCCGGCTCGCTCGCCTCCCAGCTCGAGGGCGCGATCCGTCCCGGCCACTTCCGCGGCGTCCTCACCGTGGTCGCCAAGCTCTTCGGCCTGGTGCGGCCCGACGCGGCGATCTTCGGCGAGAAGGACTACCAGCAGTTGGTGCTGATCCGGCGCCTGGTCGCCGACCTGTGCTACTCCGGCCGCCGCGGGCCGCTGGAGATCATCGGCGCTCCGACCGACCGCGAGTCCGACGGCCTCGCCCGGTCCAGCCGCAACCGCTACCTCGACGACGAGGAGCGCTTCCGGGCCGCCGCCCTCAGCCGGGTGCTGTACGCCGCCCGGACCGACGCCGAGTACGGCCCGACCGCTGCGCTCACTGCCGCCCGCGCCGAGTTGCGCAGCGCGACCGGCGTCGACCTGGATTACCTCGAGATCCGCGCCGCGGACCTCTCCGAACTCCCCGCCGAGGTGCCGCCCGGCACCCGGGCCCGCGCTCTCATCGCTGCCCGGGTCGGCGGGATCCGACTCATCGACAACGTGGCACTCACCCTCGGGGTGCCGGCAACCGGAGGAGACAACTGATGTTGCGCACCATGATGAAGAGCAAGATCCATCGCGCCACGGTGACGCAGGCCGACCTGCACTACGTCGGCTCCGTCACCGTCGACGCCGACCTCCTCGAGGCGGCCGACCTTCTCGAGGGCGAGCTCGTCCACATCGTCGACATCACCAACGGCGCCCGGCTGGAGACCTACACCATCGCCGGCGAGCGCGGCAGCGGCGTCATCGGCATCAACGGCGCCGCCGCGCGCCTCGTGCACCCCGGTGACCTGGTGATCCTCATCGGCTACGGCCAGATGACCACCGAGGAGGCACAGGAGTTCCAGCCCCACGTGGTGTTCGTCGACGCCGACAACAAGGTGATGGCGACCGGCTTCGACCCGGCCGAGACCTTCGGGGACCCCTCGCTCACCCGCGGCGACGTCACCGCGGGCCACTGAGCGCCCGCCACGGGGCACCCATGGATCCCACGTCCGCGAGTCCGAGCGTCACCCGTGCGCTCCCGGGCCGGCTCGCGGCCCCCGAGCCCGGGTGGACCACCCGGGCCGACGTGGTCATCATCGGTTCCGGCATCGCGGGCCTGACCGCTGCGCTGCGACTGCGGCACCGGGTCGAGAAGATCATGGTGATCACCAAGGACAAGCTGTCCGCCGGCTCGACGCGGTGGGCGCAGGGCGGCATCGCGGCCGCGCTGGGCCCCGAGGACTCGCCCGACCAGCACCTGCGCGACACCCTGGTCGCGGGTGCCGGTGGCTGCGACCGGGACGCCGTACGTGCCCTGGTCACCGAGGGCCCGGAAGCCGTGCGTGAGCTCATCGCGCTCGGTGCGGAGTTCGACAAGACGCCCGCGGGCGAGCTGTCGTTGACCCGCGAGGGCGGGCACCACCGCGACCGGATCGCCCATGCCGGCGGCGACGCCACCGGTGCCGAGATCCAGCGCGCCCTCAAGGCCGCCGTCAAGGCCGCCCCCGACATCGAGGTCATCAAGCACGCCCTCGCCGTCGACCTGCTGCACGCCGAGGACGGCGGCGTCGCCGGCGTCACCGTCCACGTCATGGGTGAGGGGCAGCGCGACGGCGTCGGTGCGGTGCGCTGCCGTGCCGTCGTGCTCGCCGCCGGCGGGCTGGGACAGGTCTTCAGCCAGACCACCAACCCGCCCGTCTCGACCGGCGACGGCATGGCCCTGGCGCTGCGCGCCGGCGCCACGCTGCGCGACCTGGAGTTCGTGCAGTTCCACCCGACGGTGATGTACCTCGGCCCCGACTCCCGCGGGCAGCAGCCGCTGATCTCCGAGGCGGTCCGCGGCGAGGGAGCATTCCTCGTCGACGACGCCGGTGACCGGATCATGGTCGGCGTCCACGAGCTCGCCGACCTCGCCCCGCGCGACGTGGTCGCCAAGACGATCATGAAGCGGATGCTCGCCACCGGCCGGCCGCACGTGTGGCTCGATGCGCGCCACCTCGGCGGGGCG comes from Nocardioides panacisoli and encodes:
- a CDS encoding sulfotransferase domain-containing protein; this encodes MFADLNDTRRLDRQLSRLDSMAYVDRDVAAFINNPQSMLLLTIPKCGTTWLRYLLINYSLQVADPGADRADYAALSRYSVERSFIRRGTNPVPETMGDLRPGLGVDYLLVQHLQRGRAMGGRLMVDVMEHGGPKLCASRNVLDFLVSCYYYFFEYRDANRGKASHPRDLIDVYVRYWALNHRYLTERVIPGGGAAMVDYDDLMRDTAGTLAVALDAIDVVPDTDALTRAVERSTAENAAEDEQQQGRTLEADLDRGSFVRSGAVGQWREYFDDDDVAAVERVLSDSGVDPEVTIGPLR
- a CDS encoding glycosyltransferase family 2 protein, producing the protein MSWLSRRRSAPQIGVVVPAYDVAAYLPACLDSLLAQTHRDLDVVVVDDGSPDDSGEIAEQYAARDERVRVLHIDNRGLGGARNEGLRHVRGEWITFADSDDVVPPTAYERLLAQGRRTRADLVTGDVARLVGDEVRTLGWSQRLHDADRRWLRIAERPELLGDVFAWNKLYRREFWDRAGLRWPERIRYEDQPTTTEAFVAAERIGIVPEVVYHWRQREDGTSISQQRASVEDLRDRWTTKRMSLATVAGMGSPEMTQAFLDRVLPGDLWRYFRLIPEADDEWWDLLVAGVREFWGEDRSLVHSTMLPVDRLTGWLVEQGRRDDAALVRRYRATHEGPLPRVPLPDGTVRVDVPGLDHAGVAPEAMALRRGEH
- a CDS encoding sulfotransferase family protein, which gives rise to MSAIPHSPDRRVVFVAGAGRSGTSSMSGLLRILGMHVPQPEIVADETNPKGFGEPSWVVETHDRMLGLAGVQVSDSRPQAWDLAREVAERDVEQQRAAAWLAEHLADHPALVVKDPRLSWFLPMWRSAAQRNDATLGFVTMLRPPAEVVGSKRKYYNALNSPSHLAASWVNMLLHTEHETRSAGGGRAFVRYADLLQDWRGTAAHVNSSLGVALSEDPDRVAEADSFIDPALRRVTPDLAELGLAPPLHDLVMDTWNELAALGQPGGDTPDAQARLDELRETYAGLYQAAEDMSTSSRIAARREVRREMRQKFKAERDRVDYEPIPGNRRRVDLIPHEVRALVPAGVRRGVRRALRRPR
- a CDS encoding sulfotransferase domain-containing protein, with the translated sequence MRHTSQRSQRQLRRQRRRVDMLADGPSLPITWAIAGVQKAATSTLYRLVSAHRLVTRGPEKEMHFFDREDHDWSDPAYDTYRRPAMRPQHRSAGDATPIYFFWPRAMERMQRYRPDMRLIVVVRDPIERAMSQWAMERARKRYPSVPETIEQFASARLPLEVPADRPQAQFRREQQYTRGLYGQQLRRGLSLFPREQWLLLDFQDVARAPHRVLDRVTDHLDLPRFESHPEPRHGHRSSTEQSGPPPTADHVRQLVDSYARDLEEFTHLSGMDVSHWPTWQVAHGHLPAAEFAERIARKLGLS
- a CDS encoding Rossmann-like and DUF2520 domain-containing protein; translation: MSTPEARLRIGLVGAGKVGSVLAARLQRAGDPFEVVAASGESDASRDRAADLLPGVPLDKPSAVARGCDVLLLTVPDDMLANVVRVLADSGALREGQYVVHTSGRHGLAPLAPAAALGARVVALHPAMTFTGTAVDLDRLSGCVFGLTAGDAERDFAERLVAALGGRAMWVPEEMRTLYHAGLAHGANHLVTLVSEAMGMLAAAGVAEPGNTLRPLLQAALDNTLEHGDATLTGPIVRGDVQTVAAHLEDIAVNAPDALPTYVALARATLDRAVTDGRVLPIRAATIAALLDGLAGRAARTTGRVETPAAAETPEAP
- the panC gene encoding pantoate--beta-alanine ligase, which codes for MSTAVHTPTVAATRAELAAVLEQRDGDVVLVPTMGALHEGHASLVRRARERAGTDGSVVVSIFVNPLQFGPGEDLDRYPRTFDADLDVCGREGADVVFAPAVDEVYPDGVPTADATDRVTVDPGSLASQLEGAIRPGHFRGVLTVVAKLFGLVRPDAAIFGEKDYQQLVLIRRLVADLCYSGRRGPLEIIGAPTDRESDGLARSSRNRYLDDEERFRAAALSRVLYAARTDAEYGPTAALTAARAELRSATGVDLDYLEIRAADLSELPAEVPPGTRARALIAARVGGIRLIDNVALTLGVPATGGDN
- the panD gene encoding aspartate 1-decarboxylase, with amino-acid sequence MLRTMMKSKIHRATVTQADLHYVGSVTVDADLLEAADLLEGELVHIVDITNGARLETYTIAGERGSGVIGINGAAARLVHPGDLVILIGYGQMTTEEAQEFQPHVVFVDADNKVMATGFDPAETFGDPSLTRGDVTAGH
- a CDS encoding L-aspartate oxidase produces the protein MDPTSASPSVTRALPGRLAAPEPGWTTRADVVIIGSGIAGLTAALRLRHRVEKIMVITKDKLSAGSTRWAQGGIAAALGPEDSPDQHLRDTLVAGAGGCDRDAVRALVTEGPEAVRELIALGAEFDKTPAGELSLTREGGHHRDRIAHAGGDATGAEIQRALKAAVKAAPDIEVIKHALAVDLLHAEDGGVAGVTVHVMGEGQRDGVGAVRCRAVVLAAGGLGQVFSQTTNPPVSTGDGMALALRAGATLRDLEFVQFHPTVMYLGPDSRGQQPLISEAVRGEGAFLVDDAGDRIMVGVHELADLAPRDVVAKTIMKRMLATGRPHVWLDARHLGGAFWEERFPTILATARAHGVDPVTELIPVAPACHYASGGVATDLHGRSDLPGLYATGEVACSGVHGANRLASNSLLEGLVFSRRIAEVLPDELRPWGDPVTDDRVPGLVAGAARAEMQETMTSLVGVLRTADGMTEALARLDKLAGQGSEVVDQESWETTNLVMLSTAMAEAASLREETRGSHWREDFPQRDDDRWAGHFDVTRSDGETTVGFTPAPQTDPTVEELS